A single window of Acidimicrobiales bacterium DNA harbors:
- a CDS encoding VWA domain-containing protein — MTVTGPAPAPPTDQPLLDLLSGFIVELRNAGLPVSLTENLDAMEAVTHIPIEDREAFKYALGATLVKNHSHWRAFEVVFEVYFSLRGPEYQIVDGAGSGDPSDDDENATMPGDGQAGGGGGGGMSALTPEQLAEMLFRALMGGDEAMLRALARQAVMRFAGMEPGRPVGGTYYLYRTLRNLDLDEMLDRLMEAAQEEAPAPLTPLEQRLERDEFSDRLNRLKQEIEAEIRRRLVADRGVEAMARTLRKPLPEDVDFMHASREEMANLRKAIYPLTRKLAVRLARKRRHGRKGPLDFRSTMRHSLSYGGVPAEPKFKFPRPAKPEIMVVADISGSVAAFARFTLHLVYALSGQFSKVRSFVFIDGMDEVTGFFEGVEDIGEAVHRVNTEADVVWVDGHSDYGHAFGVFWERYGKDVGPKTTVLILGDARNNYHASQSWILKELQHRARKVFWLNPEPRAYWDTGDSIVGEYGTWCEGVHEVRNLRQLEGFVENLV; from the coding sequence GTGACAGTCACCGGCCCTGCTCCCGCTCCGCCGACGGACCAGCCGCTCCTGGACCTCCTGAGCGGCTTCATCGTCGAGCTTCGCAACGCCGGGCTTCCGGTCAGCCTGACCGAGAACCTGGACGCCATGGAGGCGGTCACCCACATCCCCATCGAGGACCGCGAGGCGTTCAAGTACGCCCTTGGTGCCACGCTGGTCAAGAACCACAGCCACTGGCGGGCCTTCGAGGTGGTGTTCGAGGTCTACTTCTCACTGCGTGGCCCCGAGTACCAGATCGTCGACGGTGCCGGGTCGGGCGACCCTTCGGACGACGACGAGAACGCGACGATGCCCGGCGATGGGCAGGCCGGCGGTGGCGGTGGTGGCGGCATGTCAGCCCTCACGCCTGAACAGTTGGCCGAGATGCTCTTCAGGGCGCTCATGGGCGGCGACGAGGCGATGCTCCGCGCCCTGGCCCGGCAGGCCGTGATGCGCTTCGCCGGGATGGAGCCGGGGCGGCCGGTCGGTGGCACCTACTACCTGTACCGCACGCTCAGGAACTTGGACCTCGACGAGATGTTGGACCGGCTCATGGAGGCGGCTCAGGAAGAGGCTCCCGCCCCGCTCACCCCACTGGAACAGCGGCTCGAGCGGGACGAGTTCAGCGACCGCCTGAACCGCCTGAAGCAGGAGATAGAGGCCGAGATCCGCCGCCGCCTGGTGGCCGACCGGGGGGTCGAGGCCATGGCCAGGACCCTTCGCAAGCCGCTACCCGAGGACGTCGACTTCATGCACGCCTCGCGGGAGGAGATGGCCAACCTCCGCAAGGCCATCTACCCGCTGACCCGCAAGCTGGCCGTCCGGTTGGCTCGCAAGCGGCGGCACGGCCGGAAGGGTCCGCTGGACTTCCGCAGCACGATGCGTCACTCGCTGAGCTACGGCGGCGTGCCGGCCGAGCCCAAGTTCAAGTTCCCCCGCCCGGCAAAGCCGGAGATAATGGTGGTGGCTGACATCTCTGGTTCGGTGGCCGCCTTTGCCCGCTTCACCCTGCACCTCGTCTACGCCCTCAGCGGCCAGTTCTCCAAGGTCAGGTCGTTCGTGTTCATTGACGGCATGGACGAGGTGACCGGCTTCTTCGAGGGGGTGGAGGACATCGGCGAGGCCGTGCACCGTGTCAACACCGAGGCCGACGTGGTCTGGGTCGACGGGCACTCCGACTACGGGCACGCCTTCGGCGTCTTCTGGGAGAGGTACGGCAAGGACGTGGGTCCCAAGACCACGGTCCTGATCCTGGGCGACGCCCGGAACAACTACCACGCCTCGCAGTCGTGGATCCTCAAGGAGCTCCAGCACCGGGCACGCAAGGTGTTCTGGCTGAACCCCGAACCGAGGGCCTACTGGGACACCGGAGACTCGATCGTGGGGGAGTACGGCACCTGGTGCGAGGGCGTGCACGAGGTGCGCAACCTCCGTCAGTTGGAGGGCTTCGTCGAGAATCTCGTCTGA
- a CDS encoding glutamate-5-semialdehyde dehydrogenase, giving the protein MSAATTSIPDLARRARAVAPVLARASTDLKDAALLAAADRLEADVGDLLAANADDVARGEADGMATGFLDRLRLDPDRIASMASGLRQVAGLPDPVGRVTAEWVRPNGLHFTKVRVPLGVVAIIYENRPNVTSDAFGLCLKAGNVAFLRGSSGALASNLAVAASIRAALVEVGLPADALVLVDDAGRGAAIEFMQQRGYIDCLIPRGGPSLIRSILDNATVPYVIDGDGNCHVYVDEAADLEMATDILVNAKTQRPSVCNAAESLVVHVGVADRFLPMAVAALGDVELVGDDRAREVVPAMGVATDADWTTEYGEMKLSVRVVDDLDEAIGHINETGSGHSEAIVTTDHAAAARFTSEVDAAAVLVNASTRFVDGEEFGFGAEIGISTQKLHARGPMGLEQLTTEKYVVRGDGQTRG; this is encoded by the coding sequence ATGTCAGCGGCCACGACTTCGATACCCGACCTGGCCCGCCGGGCCCGGGCCGTCGCCCCTGTCCTGGCCCGCGCCTCGACCGACCTGAAGGACGCAGCGCTGCTGGCTGCCGCCGATCGCCTGGAGGCCGACGTCGGTGACCTGCTTGCCGCCAACGCCGATGACGTGGCCCGCGGCGAGGCCGACGGCATGGCCACGGGCTTCCTGGATCGGCTGCGACTGGATCCCGACCGCATCGCCAGCATGGCGTCCGGCCTCCGTCAGGTCGCCGGGCTGCCGGATCCCGTGGGCCGGGTGACCGCCGAGTGGGTCCGCCCCAACGGCCTGCACTTCACCAAGGTCCGTGTTCCCCTGGGGGTGGTGGCCATCATCTACGAGAACCGCCCCAACGTGACCAGCGATGCCTTCGGGTTGTGCCTGAAGGCGGGAAACGTGGCCTTCCTACGGGGCTCCTCGGGCGCCCTGGCCTCCAACCTGGCGGTAGCTGCGAGCATCCGGGCGGCGCTGGTTGAGGTCGGACTGCCCGCCGACGCCCTGGTGCTGGTGGACGACGCGGGCCGCGGGGCTGCCATCGAGTTCATGCAGCAACGGGGCTACATCGACTGCCTCATACCCAGGGGTGGCCCGTCGCTGATCCGTTCCATCCTGGACAACGCGACGGTCCCCTACGTGATCGACGGCGACGGCAACTGCCACGTGTACGTGGATGAGGCGGCCGACCTGGAGATGGCCACCGACATCCTGGTGAACGCCAAGACGCAGCGGCCATCGGTGTGCAATGCCGCGGAGAGCCTGGTTGTTCACGTCGGGGTGGCCGACCGGTTCCTCCCGATGGCCGTCGCCGCGCTGGGCGATGTCGAGCTGGTGGGTGACGACCGGGCCCGGGAGGTAGTGCCGGCCATGGGCGTGGCGACAGATGCCGACTGGACGACCGAGTACGGCGAGATGAAGCTCTCGGTCCGGGTGGTCGACGACCTGGACGAGGCGATCGGTCACATCAACGAGACGGGTTCCGGCCACAGCGAGGCCATCGTCACGACGGACCACGCCGCCGCGGCCCGCTTCACGTCCGAGGTGGATGCGGCGGCCGTGCTCGTCAACGCCTCGACCCGATTCGTGGACGGCGAGGAGTTCGGATTCGGCGCCGAGATCGGTATTAGCACGCAGAAGCTGCACGCCCGGGGCCCTATGGGCCTGGAGCAGCTGACCACCGAGAAGTACGTGGTCCGGGGAGACGGCCAGACCCGCGGCTGA
- a CDS encoding HD domain-containing protein, with amino-acid sequence MTDWDNSAEQHSPTDRARTWASTMDGHADDRLRTAHHDSHANIEIAPPVGRPAREGFDGVVLADGATCAVGAGDRRIAEEPDPFRTCFERDRDRILHATAFRRLAGKTQVFVFPEDHQRSRLTHALEVAQVARAIATSLGLNVPLTEAIALGHDCGHGPGGHASEDALTPYVDGGYDHARWGADVTLAPLNLCRETLDGIRNHSWSRPAPSTPEGEVVSWADRIAYVCHDFEDAEHTGIVAAHELPELVRERCGTTRREQLAVFIGGVVTASSLGGRIGMDADTADALSAFRNFDYERIYLRPASVDQASRVIDLLQALVDHFAANPADLPSDALPGSEEPGGDAVRLAAVRHVSGMTDRYACRSAVRLLGWDVERLPAGLDFAR; translated from the coding sequence GTGACAGATTGGGACAACTCCGCCGAGCAGCACTCCCCAACCGACAGGGCGAGGACCTGGGCGTCGACCATGGACGGCCACGCCGACGACCGCCTTCGTACCGCCCACCACGACAGCCATGCGAACATCGAAATCGCCCCGCCAGTGGGACGTCCGGCACGGGAGGGGTTCGACGGCGTGGTCCTGGCCGACGGGGCCACCTGTGCCGTCGGCGCCGGCGACCGCCGGATCGCCGAGGAGCCCGACCCGTTCCGGACGTGCTTCGAGCGCGACCGGGACCGGATCCTCCACGCAACGGCGTTCCGGCGCCTGGCCGGCAAGACCCAGGTGTTCGTGTTTCCCGAGGACCACCAGCGGTCGCGACTGACCCACGCCCTCGAGGTGGCCCAGGTGGCCCGGGCCATCGCCACCAGCCTCGGCCTGAACGTGCCCCTCACCGAGGCCATCGCCCTGGGACACGACTGCGGCCACGGGCCGGGTGGACACGCCAGCGAGGACGCCCTGACCCCGTATGTGGACGGCGGCTACGACCACGCCCGGTGGGGAGCCGATGTGACCCTGGCACCACTCAACCTCTGCCGGGAGACGCTCGACGGCATCCGCAACCACTCGTGGTCGCGCCCCGCACCGTCCACGCCGGAGGGAGAGGTGGTCAGCTGGGCGGACCGGATCGCCTACGTCTGCCACGACTTCGAGGACGCCGAACACACCGGAATCGTGGCCGCACACGAGCTTCCCGAGCTGGTCCGGGAGCGATGTGGAACCACCCGCCGTGAGCAGTTGGCAGTCTTCATAGGCGGCGTGGTCACCGCTTCGTCGCTCGGCGGCCGCATCGGCATGGACGCCGACACGGCCGATGCCCTGAGCGCCTTCCGGAACTTCGACTACGAGCGGATCTACCTCCGCCCGGCATCGGTCGACCAGGCCTCCCGGGTCATCGACCTGCTGCAGGCCCTCGTCGACCATTTCGCAGCCAACCCGGCTGATCTGCCGTCAGACGCGCTACCGGGATCGGAGGAGCCGGGTGGCGACGCCGTCCGACTCGCCGCGGTCCGCCACGTCAGCGGCATGACCGACCGCTACGCCTGTCGGAGCGCGGTTCGCCTCCTGGGCTGGGATGTCGAACGGCTCCCCGCTGGCCTGGACTTCGCCAGGTAG
- a CDS encoding MoxR family ATPase — MIEQPERFSDLAAVRSALADVNYLADDGIAGVVYLADRLGKPVLVEGPAGTGKTQLAKSVAEIAGARLIRLQCYEGLDEAKALYEWNYKKQLLRIQAEGDDASWSEVEDDLFSEEFLLTRPLLEAIRAEDPVVLLIDEVDRVEVETEALLLEILSDYQVSIPELGTVEARQVPLVFLTSNGTRELSEALKRRCLYLYIDYPDLEREREIVSTKVPGVDVNLADQVARIVRSIRQLDLKKNPSVSETLDWARTLVLLGIEQIDAKTATDTANVLLKYRTDIEKVVKEFADNPAELAGNAS; from the coding sequence ATGATCGAACAACCCGAACGGTTCTCCGACCTGGCGGCGGTACGTAGCGCCCTGGCCGACGTCAACTACCTCGCTGACGACGGGATCGCCGGCGTGGTGTACCTGGCCGACCGCCTCGGCAAGCCGGTGCTGGTCGAGGGCCCGGCCGGAACCGGCAAGACGCAGTTGGCCAAGAGCGTGGCGGAGATCGCCGGCGCCCGCCTCATCCGCCTGCAGTGCTACGAGGGCCTCGACGAGGCCAAGGCCCTCTACGAGTGGAACTACAAGAAGCAGCTGCTGCGCATCCAGGCCGAGGGCGACGACGCCAGCTGGAGCGAAGTGGAGGACGACCTGTTCTCCGAGGAGTTCCTGCTGACCCGGCCGCTGCTGGAGGCCATCCGGGCCGAGGATCCGGTCGTCCTGCTCATCGACGAGGTGGACAGGGTGGAGGTGGAGACCGAGGCCCTGCTGCTGGAGATCCTCTCCGATTACCAGGTGTCGATACCGGAGTTGGGCACCGTCGAGGCCAGGCAGGTTCCCCTGGTGTTCCTGACCTCGAACGGCACCAGGGAGCTCTCCGAGGCGCTCAAGCGCCGCTGCCTCTACCTCTACATCGACTACCCGGACCTGGAGCGCGAGCGTGAGATCGTCTCGACCAAGGTGCCCGGGGTCGACGTGAATCTGGCCGACCAGGTGGCGCGCATCGTGAGGTCCATCCGCCAACTGGACCTCAAGAAGAACCCGTCGGTGTCCGAGACCCTGGACTGGGCCCGCACCCTGGTGCTGCTGGGAATCGAGCAGATCGACGCCAAGACGGCGACCGACACGGCGAACGTGCTGCTCAAGTACCGCACCGATATTGAGAAGGTCGTCAAGGAGTTTGCCGACAACCCCGCGGAGTTGGCCGGGAACGCCTCCTGA
- the obgE gene encoding GTPase ObgE gives MSQFVDECGLNVRGGDGGAGAVSFRREAHVPKGGPDGGDGGDGGGVWMEADHNVASLLAFRDHPHRRAGSGTHGSGGKRHGRAAADLVVKVPEGTTVHDLYSGELLADLLHHGDRWLAAEAGQGGRGNAKFLSNRRRAPTFAEQGEEGEERWLRLELRLMADVALVGYPNVGKSTLISRISAAKPRIADYPFTTLEPNLGVVRPDGRPEFVVADIPGLIEGASEGRGLGHRFLRHVERARVLLMMVDLAPTAMEAPDRQVAVLLSELEAYRPELLDRPRLTVGSRSDVADADVAFEGNRISAMTGEGLDPLVHRLADLAAEARVVPAERPAVVVHRPATEDVNVERGEDGTWEVTDRRVARVANLNDLTNPDALYYLHDRLKSMGVDRALARAGVRDGESVRIGRLEFTYEED, from the coding sequence ATGTCCCAGTTCGTCGACGAATGCGGGCTCAACGTGCGCGGCGGCGACGGAGGGGCGGGAGCGGTGTCGTTCCGTCGAGAGGCCCACGTCCCCAAGGGCGGGCCGGACGGCGGCGACGGCGGCGACGGCGGCGGCGTGTGGATGGAGGCCGACCACAACGTGGCGTCCCTCCTGGCCTTCCGCGACCATCCGCACCGCCGTGCCGGGAGCGGCACCCACGGGTCGGGTGGGAAGCGCCACGGGCGGGCCGCCGCCGACTTGGTGGTCAAGGTCCCGGAGGGGACCACTGTGCACGACCTCTACAGCGGAGAACTGCTGGCCGACCTACTGCACCACGGTGACCGCTGGCTGGCCGCGGAGGCCGGTCAGGGGGGTCGTGGCAACGCCAAGTTCCTGAGCAACAGGCGGCGGGCCCCGACCTTCGCCGAACAGGGGGAGGAGGGGGAGGAGCGCTGGTTGCGCCTCGAACTCCGCCTCATGGCCGACGTGGCCCTTGTTGGATACCCGAACGTCGGCAAGAGCACCCTCATCTCGCGGATCTCGGCGGCGAAGCCCCGGATCGCCGACTATCCGTTCACGACGCTGGAACCGAACCTCGGCGTGGTCCGGCCCGACGGTCGCCCGGAGTTCGTGGTGGCCGACATCCCCGGGCTCATCGAAGGTGCCAGCGAGGGCAGGGGACTCGGCCACAGGTTCCTTCGCCATGTGGAGCGGGCCCGAGTCCTCCTGATGATGGTAGATCTGGCCCCCACCGCCATGGAGGCTCCCGACCGTCAGGTCGCGGTCCTGCTGTCCGAACTCGAGGCGTATCGACCCGAGCTCCTGGACCGCCCCCGCCTGACGGTTGGGTCGAGGTCGGACGTGGCTGACGCCGACGTGGCCTTCGAGGGCAACCGGATATCGGCCATGACCGGCGAGGGGCTGGATCCGCTGGTCCACCGCCTGGCCGACCTCGCCGCCGAGGCCAGGGTGGTCCCGGCCGAGAGGCCGGCCGTGGTGGTCCACCGCCCCGCCACCGAGGACGTGAACGTGGAGAGGGGCGAGGACGGAACATGGGAGGTCACCGACCGCAGGGTGGCGCGAGTGGCGAACCTGAACGACTTGACCAACCCGGATGCGCTGTACTACCTGCATGACCGCCTGAAATCAATGGGCGTCGACCGGGCACTGGCCCGGGCGGGGGTGCGGGACGGCGAGTCGGTCCGAATCGGTCGGCTCGAGTTCACCTACGAAGAGGACTGA
- the murJ gene encoding murein biosynthesis integral membrane protein MurJ produces the protein MAPDRNDASNRPGGRGSSAVAAGIALSRLSGLLRESLLRSVLALGPAADAFAAALRIPNLLQNLLGEGSLSASFIPVYSRLLGEGRDDEAGRVAGAVAGLLAALAGGLVVVSILAARPLAVLLAPGFEGRRLDLTVDLLRITTGGLGLLVLSAWCLGVLNSHGRFFLPYVAPVLWNAAQVMILAVAAFGDWSPRGAAIALAWGLVAGGALQFGVQAVAVWRLAPDLRPSFGRGNAAVADVRRRFGPAVLGRGVLQLSGYLDLVLASLLVTGAVAGLLSAQMLYALPVALFATSVAVAELPEMSRLASGLADRALAARRRTAFFVAFCTVAYLVLGESIVGALFGWGAFDADDTRAVALVLAAYSLGLPAVASSKIFQNTLYAVGDTSGPARIAAARVGLAAVVGIALMFPLDRIAAHGGALLTLDGVGWFGPLNAGIRTGSPDPHLGAVGLALGSACAAWLELALLSRRCRRSVDGTSGPTAVMSRLAPATGAAVVVALGVRWATDGLPAIAAAPIGLAVAGCTYVLVASATGVDEANLVIGPLRRRLRR, from the coding sequence ATGGCCCCGGACCGCAACGATGCGTCGAACCGACCAGGCGGCCGGGGCTCCTCGGCGGTCGCCGCGGGAATAGCCCTGTCCCGGCTGTCGGGGCTGCTGCGCGAGTCGCTCCTCCGATCCGTGCTGGCCCTGGGCCCGGCCGCCGACGCCTTCGCCGCCGCCCTGCGGATCCCCAACCTCCTGCAGAACCTGCTGGGCGAGGGCTCGCTCTCGGCGTCCTTCATCCCCGTCTACAGCCGCCTACTCGGCGAGGGCCGTGACGACGAGGCGGGCCGGGTGGCCGGCGCCGTGGCCGGGCTGCTCGCCGCCCTGGCCGGTGGACTCGTCGTGGTCTCCATCCTGGCGGCCCGACCGCTGGCCGTCCTGCTGGCACCGGGCTTCGAGGGTCGGCGCCTCGACCTGACAGTCGACCTCCTGCGGATCACCACCGGGGGCCTGGGCCTGCTGGTGCTGTCGGCCTGGTGCCTTGGCGTCCTGAACAGCCATGGTCGCTTCTTCCTTCCGTATGTGGCGCCGGTCCTCTGGAATGCCGCCCAGGTGATGATCCTGGCGGTCGCGGCCTTCGGCGACTGGTCGCCACGAGGGGCCGCCATTGCCTTGGCATGGGGACTGGTGGCCGGTGGTGCCCTGCAGTTCGGCGTGCAGGCAGTCGCCGTCTGGCGGCTCGCCCCGGACCTGCGACCGTCGTTCGGCCGGGGAAACGCCGCGGTGGCCGACGTACGGCGGCGCTTCGGGCCGGCGGTTCTGGGACGGGGCGTGCTGCAGCTCTCCGGCTACCTCGACCTCGTCCTGGCCTCGCTCCTGGTCACCGGTGCGGTGGCCGGGCTGCTCTCGGCACAGATGCTCTACGCGCTTCCGGTGGCCCTGTTCGCCACGAGCGTGGCAGTCGCCGAACTCCCCGAGATGTCACGCCTGGCCTCCGGCCTGGCCGACCGGGCGCTGGCCGCCCGACGCAGGACCGCCTTCTTCGTGGCCTTCTGCACCGTCGCCTACCTGGTGCTGGGCGAGTCCATCGTCGGCGCCCTGTTCGGCTGGGGGGCCTTCGATGCCGACGACACGCGGGCCGTCGCTCTTGTGCTGGCGGCCTATTCCCTAGGCCTCCCGGCGGTTGCTTCCTCGAAGATCTTCCAGAACACCCTCTACGCCGTAGGCGACACGAGCGGCCCCGCGCGGATTGCCGCAGCCCGGGTGGGCCTGGCCGCCGTCGTGGGAATCGCCCTGATGTTCCCGCTGGACCGGATCGCCGCCCACGGCGGCGCCCTGCTCACGCTCGACGGCGTCGGCTGGTTCGGGCCGCTGAACGCCGGCATCCGGACCGGATCACCGGATCCACACCTGGGTGCGGTTGGCCTGGCCCTCGGATCGGCCTGCGCCGCCTGGCTGGAGCTGGCACTCCTGAGCCGTCGCTGCCGCAGATCCGTGGACGGAACCTCCGGCCCGACCGCAGTCATGTCCCGTCTGGCCCCGGCCACGGGTGCTGCGGTGGTGGTGGCCCTCGGCGTCAGATGGGCCACCGATGGCCTCCCCGCGATCGCAGCGGCGCCCATCGGTCTGGCCGTCGCCGGCTGCACCTACGTGCTGGTGGCCTCGGCGACCGGCGTGGACGAGGCGAACCTGGTGATCGGTCCCCTCCGTCGTCGCCTCCGCCGCTGA
- the proB gene encoding glutamate 5-kinase translates to MARRDDTAVVKIGTSSITDDEGIIDRAMVAKLCDEVAALRASGRRVVVVTSGAIAAGLPELGLGGDRRPRDPVTLQAVSAVGQGALIRTYREELGRHGLRAGQVLLAPLDFFVRAQYLHARGTLNRLLDLGVVPVVNENDAIADDEIRFGDNDRIAALVAHLVEASTLVLLTDTPGLFTADPRMDAGASLIEEIIEIDKEMEGLAGAAGSVRGSGGMASKLAAAKIASWSGVRTVIADAGRDGVMVDACDGASGVGTVVRPREANLGARRLWIAFAVGSSGRITVDAGARRALEGRRVSLLPAGVVRVDGTYEAGSAVEVCDPSGMVFAKGIVRHDSALLRAHIGLRTSALPDGMAHEAIHADDLVVLPA, encoded by the coding sequence ATGGCGCGACGGGACGACACCGCCGTAGTGAAGATCGGGACCTCGTCGATAACCGACGACGAGGGCATCATCGATCGCGCCATGGTGGCCAAGCTGTGCGACGAGGTGGCGGCCCTGCGGGCCAGCGGCCGGCGCGTGGTCGTCGTGACATCGGGGGCGATCGCCGCCGGCCTGCCCGAGTTGGGCCTCGGCGGCGATCGCCGTCCACGGGATCCGGTGACCCTCCAGGCCGTGTCGGCGGTAGGCCAGGGAGCCCTGATCCGCACCTACCGGGAGGAGCTGGGTAGGCACGGCCTGAGGGCCGGGCAGGTCCTCCTGGCCCCCCTGGACTTCTTCGTCCGGGCCCAGTACCTGCACGCCCGGGGCACGCTGAACCGCCTACTGGACCTGGGCGTGGTGCCGGTGGTGAACGAGAACGACGCCATTGCCGACGACGAGATCCGGTTCGGCGACAACGACCGCATCGCCGCCCTGGTGGCACACCTGGTCGAGGCCTCCACCCTGGTGCTGCTGACAGACACCCCAGGCCTGTTCACCGCCGATCCCCGGATGGATGCCGGAGCCTCGCTGATCGAGGAGATCATCGAGATCGACAAGGAGATGGAGGGCCTTGCCGGAGCGGCCGGTTCGGTGAGGGGCAGCGGTGGCATGGCATCCAAGCTGGCCGCCGCCAAGATCGCCAGCTGGTCGGGTGTCAGGACCGTCATCGCCGACGCTGGCCGCGACGGCGTGATGGTCGATGCCTGCGACGGGGCTTCGGGCGTGGGGACGGTCGTACGTCCCCGGGAGGCCAACCTCGGCGCCCGTCGCCTCTGGATCGCCTTTGCCGTCGGCTCGAGCGGCCGGATCACGGTGGACGCCGGGGCCCGACGGGCGCTGGAGGGGAGAAGGGTTTCGCTGCTTCCGGCCGGCGTGGTCCGGGTCGACGGCACCTACGAGGCCGGGTCCGCCGTCGAGGTCTGCGATCCCTCGGGAATGGTGTTCGCCAAGGGCATCGTGCGACACGACTCCGCCCTGCTACGGGCCCACATCGGGCTGCGTACCTCCGCCCTGCCGGACGGCATGGCGCACGAGGCAATACACGCCGACGACCTGGTGGTGCTCCCGGCCTGA
- a CDS encoding 3-deoxy-7-phosphoheptulonate synthase class II, which yields MSTSTTPRPSTDWDPRSWRGRVALQQPQWPDAEAHQQVLNQLGVLPPLVFAGESRELTERLAAVANGDAFLLQAGDCAESFDTVADSIRDRLRVILQMAVILTYFTGVPVVKIGRIAGQFAKPRSSDTETIDGIELPAFRGHIVNDVGFTAGERTADPERLLTAYNRAAATLNLLRAFTKGGFASLSSVHQWNREFVAASPAGQRYEALADEIDRAVQFMSACGINSDTLTDLRQVDFYTSHEALLLDYEEALTRQDSLTGDWYDCSAHMLWIGERTRQLDGAHVEFLRGVQNPLGCKVGPAASADEVLGLCEALNPDRQPGRLTLITRMGATKVVDLLPPLLSAVQEAGHPVVWVCDPMHGNTFTADDGRKTRHFEDVLAEVSGFFAAHRYVGTHPGGVHLELTGDDVTECLGGGAEVATSNLGDRYETMCDPRLNGSQSIELAFRLAELLRDGAR from the coding sequence GTGAGCACGAGCACCACCCCACGCCCTTCCACCGACTGGGATCCCCGGTCCTGGCGGGGTCGTGTCGCCCTCCAGCAGCCCCAATGGCCGGATGCCGAGGCCCACCAGCAGGTGCTCAACCAGCTGGGCGTCCTACCGCCGCTGGTCTTCGCCGGCGAGTCCCGTGAGCTGACCGAGAGGCTGGCCGCCGTGGCCAACGGCGATGCCTTCCTCCTGCAGGCCGGCGACTGCGCCGAGTCCTTCGACACCGTCGCTGACTCCATCCGGGACCGACTGCGTGTCATCCTGCAGATGGCAGTCATCCTCACCTACTTCACCGGGGTACCGGTGGTGAAGATCGGTCGCATCGCCGGACAGTTCGCCAAGCCGCGTTCCAGCGACACCGAGACCATCGACGGCATCGAGCTGCCGGCATTCCGCGGGCACATCGTCAACGACGTCGGCTTCACAGCCGGGGAGCGCACCGCCGACCCCGAGCGCCTCCTCACGGCCTACAACAGGGCCGCCGCCACACTTAACCTCCTTCGGGCGTTCACCAAGGGCGGCTTCGCCTCCCTCTCGAGCGTCCACCAGTGGAACCGCGAGTTCGTGGCGGCCAGCCCCGCCGGCCAGCGCTACGAGGCCCTGGCCGACGAGATCGATCGGGCCGTGCAGTTCATGTCCGCATGCGGCATCAACAGCGACACCCTGACCGACCTCCGCCAGGTCGACTTCTACACCAGCCACGAGGCTCTCCTCCTCGACTACGAGGAGGCGCTCACCCGTCAGGACTCCCTGACCGGCGACTGGTACGACTGCTCGGCCCACATGCTCTGGATCGGTGAGCGCACCCGACAGCTGGACGGCGCACATGTGGAGTTCCTGCGCGGCGTCCAAAACCCACTGGGTTGCAAGGTCGGTCCGGCGGCCAGCGCCGACGAAGTCCTGGGCCTCTGCGAGGCCCTGAACCCCGACCGCCAACCGGGCCGGCTCACGCTCATAACCCGCATGGGGGCCACCAAGGTCGTCGACCTCCTGCCTCCCCTGTTGTCAGCCGTCCAGGAGGCCGGCCACCCCGTGGTGTGGGTGTGCGATCCCATGCACGGCAACACGTTCACCGCCGACGATGGTCGCAAGACCCGCCACTTCGAGGACGTGCTGGCCGAGGTGTCCGGGTTCTTCGCCGCCCACAGGTACGTCGGCACCCACCCGGGCGGCGTCCACCTGGAGTTGACCGGCGACGACGTCACCGAATGCCTGGGAGGTGGAGCCGAGGTGGCCACCAGCAACCTGGGCGACCGCTACGAGACGATGTGCGATCCCCGGCTGAACGGCAGCCAGAGCATCGAGCTGGCCTTCCGCCTCGCCGAACTCCTTCGCGACGGAGCTCGTTGA